A genomic region of Cannabis sativa cultivar Pink pepper isolate KNU-18-1 chromosome 1, ASM2916894v1, whole genome shotgun sequence contains the following coding sequences:
- the LOC115706810 gene encoding serine/threonine-protein kinase RIPK, with protein MAVKKSTWRSLVTSCYTADCAPTKPKKTVTKTSSFQRLSMSDLSNPSSTLSEDLSISLAGSNLYAFTFAELKVITQSFSSSNFIGEGGFGPVHKGFLDDKIRPGLKAQSVAVKNLDLDGTQGHKEWLTEVILLGQLRHPHLVKLIGYCYEDEHRLLVYEYMPRGSLENQLFRRYTVSLPWSTRMKIALGAAKGLAFLHEAEKSVIYRDFKASNILLDSDYTPKLSDFGLAKDGPEGDDTHVSTRVMGTQGYAAPEYIMTGHLTAMSDVYSFGVVLLELISGRKSLDKSRPNREHNLVDWARPMLMEPRKLSRVMDPRLEGLYSETGARKAAALAYQCLSHRPKHRPTMSTVVQTLEPLTDFDDVSAPFVYTVPAESKNEDGTKENEENKEVKKDNGQGHHHNNHPLHHGHNRNRIRSPNSPKFYSENGVRQYHRSGLNSPLHGHHRAKGV; from the exons ATGGCAGTCAAGAAAAGCACATGGAGATCTTTAGTCACGAGTTGTTACACGGCCGATTGCGCCCCCACGAAGCCTAAAAAAACTGTAACGAAAACGTCGTCGTTTCAGAGACTTTCTATGTCGGATTTGAGTAATCCCAGCTCGACACTTTCGGAAGATCTCTCCATATCTCTTGCCGGTTCTAATCTCTACGCGTTCACATTTGCCGAGTTAAAGGTCATAACCCAAAGTTTCTCGTCTAGTAATTTTATCGGTGAAGGTGGGTTCGGCCCGGTCCACAAAGGATTCCTCGACGATAAGATTAGGCCCGGTTTGAAGGCCCAATCGGTAGCAGTTAAGAATTTGGACTTGGATGGAACTCAAGGCCATAAGGAGTGGTTG ACTGAGGTGATTCTTCTTGGTCAATTGAGGCATCCACACCTTGTAAAGCTTATTGGGTATTGCTACGAAGATGAGCATAGACTACTCGTCTATGAGTACATGCCAAGAGGAAGCTTAGAGAATCAACTATTCAGAA GATATACTGTTTCTCTACCATGGTCAACGCGGATGAAAATAGCCCTTGGAGCTGCAAAGGGTCTTGCTTTCCTACACGAAGCTGAAAAATCAGTCATATATCGTGACTTTAAGGCTTCAAACATTCTACTAGACTCG GATTACACTCCAAAGCTCTCTGATTTTGGGCTCGCAAAAGATGGTCCCGAAGGAGATGACACCCACGTGTCAACTCGAGTTATGGGCACCCAGGGTTATGCTGCTCCTGAATATATCATGACAG GTCACTTAACAGCAATGAGCGATGTTTATAGCTTCGGCGTAGTACTGTTGGAGCTAATATCAGGAAGAAAATCCTTAGACAAAAGCAGGCCGAATAGAGAACATAATTTAGTAGATTGGGCCAGGCCCATGTTGATGGAACCCAGAAAGCTTAGCAGAGTAATGGACCCAAGACTGGAAGGCTTATATTCCGAAACTGGAGCAAGAAAAGCTGCAGCATTGGCTTACCAATGTCTGAGTCATCGGCCCAAACATCGGCCCACGATGAGCACAGTGGTCCAAACTCTGGAACCACTGACCGATTTCGATGACGTGTCAGCGCCTTTTGTATACACAGTTCCAGCTGAGAGTAAAAATGAAGATGGTACTAAAGAAAATGAAGAGAATAAAGAAGTAAAAAAGGATAATGGGCAAGGTCACCATCATAATAACCATCCACTTCACCATGGTCATAACAGGAATCGTATAAGGTCACCAAACTCTCCAAAATTTTACTCGGAAAATGGGGTGAGACAGTACCATAGAAGTGGTTTGAACTCTCCATTACACGGTCACCATAGAGCAAAGGGAGTTTAG
- the LOC133030969 gene encoding uncharacterized protein LOC133030969, whose product MKKKMKPSTTNVNVDPLRPVDEKLLHSFRNWLVGTIGNKYPRDVFTGLCGVAWFSTLNTDKLWLSDDHLDAAFHMMRRRQHFFPELYPRKCTVMPSWFTSSLRGRWDAWKSNTDHDGFVWDESILELLRGDPNQFLPSWKGMECIYMSMFLNRPKHWIAMEVNLELWKIFLFDSSLGSLTKDELNSLMDVWCPLLAKLVDQCGVCDTHYMVMVPQMTASESRRPFDREMMDNKVVPQTKSSGDCGMYVIEHIEHKLLDLPFDGVHDQHMSLFRQRWAVDLFYQNLA is encoded by the exons atgaagaagaagatgaagccaTCAACAACCAATGTGAATGTTGACCCACTTCGGCCCGTTGATGAGAAGCTACTACATAGTTTTCGAAATTGGTTAGTGGGAACCATCGGAAACAAGTATCCGAGGGACGTCTTCACCGGTCTGTGTGGCGTGGCTTGGTTCTCGACCCTAAATACAGACAAACTATGGCTTTCTGATGAC CATTTGGATGCTGCTTTCCATATGATGAGGAGGAGGCAACACTTCTTCCCGGAGTTGTACCCACGTAAGTGTACTGTGATGCCATCTTGGTTTACCTCATCGTTGAGGGGTCGGTGGGATGCTTGGAAGAGCAATACTGACCATGATGGTTTTGTTTGGGATGAGTCCATCTTGGAACTCCTTCGTGGGGATCCAAACCAATTTTTGCCTTCTTGGAAGGGTATGGAGTGCATATACATGTCCATGTTCTTGAACAGACCGAAACATTGGATCGCTATGGAGGTCAATCTTGAGTTGTGGAAGATATTCCTCTTCGATTCGAGTCTTGGATCTCTAACGAAAGACGAACTGAATTCGCTTATGGATGTGTGGTGCCCTTTACTAGCCAAATTGGTGGACCAGTGTGGTGTATGTGACACTCATTACATGGTGATGGTCCCTCAAATGACAGCCTCCGAAAGTCGTCGACCCTTCGACCGGGAAATGATGGACAATAAAGTTGTACCTCAGACAAAATCGAG CGGCGATTGTGGAATGTACGTCATAGAGCATATTGAGCATAAGTTATTGGATCTACCATTCGATGGAGTACATGATCAGCATATGTCGCTCTTTCGGCAGAGATGGGCAGTAGATTTATTCTACCAGAACTTGGCATGA
- the LOC133030981 gene encoding uncharacterized protein LOC133030981, which translates to MQLLERVKEESPFNNFFEREPLAFSGALIHQLFMHKIKSDKDDEVHFYIAKKRCRFGRTEFALVTGLNLLRGPTEAEVSERATSDRLIVEYFNGDPSISIGRLRSVFESCTEKDDCYKLGLVLFVMGVLTGKEEKNLVPPFIIRMVEDLPFFYNYPWGKISFNLLKDTWSKDFVQKKKHMDEKIVKGTTQKESKYSAYGYAVALQYWAYESILELAEKFAIRRSHRFPRMVNWESKDAPLGKEEVIRLFAKKLTVYSVLCPRSNEAEFLSHVTGGEAPLFVDMEELVIGDDGQPTQDSLRSQASKLALTLEQRAEEAGIFRDDTPPHSPPSGARSVPPSASMPDSRIYAATASIPGTSRPRVPISSRHIGKIGAC; encoded by the exons ATGCAGTTGTTGGAAAGGGTGAAGGAGGAATCCCCTTTCAACAATTTTTTTGAGAGAGAGCCATTAGCGTTTTCAGGTGCTCTTATCCATCAGCTCTTCATGCATAAGATAAAATCAGATAAAGATGATGAGGTGCATTTTTATATTGCAAAGAAGAGATGCCGATTCGGCCGAACTGAGTTTGCCTTGGTGACTGGGCTTAATTTGTTACGTGGACCGACTGAGGCTGAGGTTTCGGAGAGGGCGACGTCAGACCGTTTGATAGTAGAATATTTTAATGGGGATCCATCTATCAGCATTGGTCGTCTGCGCAGCGTCTTTGAGAGTTGCACTGAGAAGGATGATTGTTACAAGTTGGGTTTGGTGCTGTTCGTGATGGGTGTTCTGACTGGGAAAGAAGAGAAGAACCTGGTTCCCCCATTTATCATTAGAATGGTTGAGGACCTCCCTTTTTTCTACAATTACCCGTGGGGGAAAATTTCTTTCAACTTGTTGAAAGATACTTGGAGTAAGGACTTCGTACAAAAGAAAAAGCATATGGATGAGAAGATTGTGAAGGGAACGACTCAGAAGGAGTCAAAGTATTCGGCCTATGGATATGCTGTAGCATTGCAGTATTGGGCTTATGAGTCCATCCTCGAGCTTGCTGAGAAATTTGCAATCAGAAGATCGCATCGCTTTCCCCGAATGGTGAACTGGGAGAGTAAGGATGCCCCACTCGGGAAAGAGGAAGTCATCAGATTATTTGCAAAAAAA TTGACAGTGTACTCCGTTTTATGTCCGCGGAGTAATGAGGCCGAGTTTTTGAGCCACGTCACTGGAGGTGAGGCGCCTCTATTTGTGGATATGGAAGAATTGGTTATTGGCGATGATGGTCAGCCTACTCAGGATAGTTTGCGCAGCCAAGCTTCAAAGCTTGCACTCACGCTAGAACAGCGAGCGGAGGAAGCTGGAATCTTCAGAGATGATACACCACCACATTCTCCACCATCAGGGGCCCGTTCTGTTCCACCGTCTGCCTCAATGCCCGATTCTCGCATCTATGCCGCAACGGCATCTATTCCCGGCACCTCACGGCCTCGGGTGCCAATATCTTCTCGCCATATTGGCAAGATTGGAGCGTGTTGA